In Aquila chrysaetos chrysaetos chromosome 10, bAquChr1.4, whole genome shotgun sequence, the following proteins share a genomic window:
- the VEPH1 gene encoding ventricular zone-expressed PH domain-containing protein homolog 1 isoform X1 produces the protein MHHLFGLVLAQKDLSRAGDLFSLEDAEIEGSLSEALEQIRIISSSADYQTNDNDQAVVEICITRITTAIRETASIEKHGKALVALWESCLEHNLKPSGKDEDTPHAKIASDIMSCILQNYNRPPIMALAVPVAVKFLQRGNKELCRNMSSYLSLAAIAKADLLADHTDTIVKSVLQGNLMLLRVLPALYEKQPQPINLHLRELVALMAQLDQAEQHHLLRLLQIVARKKETWGAERVYAFSIWTLERP, from the exons ATGCATCATCtgtttgggctggttttggcacAAAAGGACCTTTCACGTGCAGGGGATCTTTTCTCCTTAGAGGATGCTGAAATTGAAGGAAGCCTCTCAGAAGCTCTTGAACAAATAAGAATAATTAGTTCATCTGCG GACTACCAGACCAATGACAATGACCAGGCTGTGGTGGAAATCTGCATCACTCGCATCACCACTGCCATCAGGGAGACAGCGTCCATAGAAAAGCACGGGAAAGCCCTTGTGGCTCTCTGGGAGTCATGTCTAGAACACAACCTGAAGCCCTCTGGAAAAGATGAGGACACACCACATGCAAAAATTGCATCCGATATCATGAGCTGTATCTTGCAG AATTACAATCGACCTCCCATAATGGCCTTAGCTGTTCCAGTGGCGGTGAAATTTCTTCAGAGGGGCAATAAGGAACTGTGCAGAAACATGTCAAGTTATCTATCCTTGGCTGCAATTGCTAAAGCAGATCTGCTGGCTGATCACACAGACACTATTGTCAAAAGTGTCCTTCAAG GGAACTTGATGCTGCTGCGtgtcctgcctgctctgtaCGAGAAGCAACCGCAGCCGATAAACCTCCatctgagggagctggtggcaCTGATGGCTCAGCTGGATCAAGCCGAACAACACCACCTCCTCAGGCTCCTCCAGATCGTggctaggaaaaaagaaacttggG gtgcTGAAAGAGTGTATGCCTTTTCTATTTGGACACTTGAAAGACCCTAA
- the PTX3 gene encoding pentraxin-related protein PTX3: MLPQEILSLLTLFCVFRASVSVLDEDDDYDLMYVNMDNEIEGPVLGTEETVSCDCQREHTEWDKLFIMLENSQMKENMMLQQMDEILKVDLQTLKTELSQLTSNLAGTFATTIEKVTSHIMSQVEQALVRNTDQAEEAKRLHESEQGKVLEHILLLSHNVSGRLGRLESAWLRRSEAEAQETAFQQDKFSPARGDNLILNSLWKELQQTRAELKASQKWAAQHILPAGCETAILFPMRSKKIFGSVHPSAGMTLHSFTACIWIKVTEALDKTIVFSYGTKLNPYEIQLYLSQESAVLVVGGDQHKLAVKNVVVPGKWIHLCGAWSSENGSASLWVKGELAATASDIANDHTIPDGGIWQLGQEKNGCCVGGGFDEALAFSGKLTGFNMWDRVLSAKEIAVQSGEEACSIRGNIIGWGVTEVLPYGGAQYVS, encoded by the exons ATGCTGCCCCAAGAAATACTTTCTCTGCTTACgctgttctgtgttttcagggcttctgtttctgttctggaTGAAGATGACGACTATGATCTCATGTATGTGAATATGGATAATGAAATTGAAGGTCCAGTTCTTGGTACTGAGGAAA CTGTTTCGTGCGACTGCCAGCGAGAGCACACTGAGTGGGACAAGCTCTTCATCATGCTCGAGAACTCTCAAATGAAAGAGAACATGATGCTGCAGCAGATGGACGAGATCCTGAAGGTGGACCTGCAGACCctgaaaacagagctgagcCAGCTCACCAGCAACCTCGCAGGCACCTTCGCCACCACCATCGAGAAAGTCACCTCCCACATCATGTCACAGGTAGAGCAGGCGCTTGTAAGGAACACTGACCAAGCTGAAGAAGCCAAGAGGCTTCACGAGTCTGAGCAAGGAAAGGTTCTTGAGCACATTCTGCTGCTGAGCCACAACGTGTCCGGCAGGCTCGGCCGGCTGGAGAGCGCTTGGCTGAGGAGGTCTGAGGCGGAGGCTCAGGAGACAGCTTTTCAGCAGGATAAATTCAGCCCCGCCAGAGGAGACAATCTCATTTTGAACTCTCTGTGGAAAGAGCTACAGCAAACCAGAGCTGAACTGAAAGCATCGCAGAAATGGGCGGCTCAGCACATACTGCCAGCAG GGTGTGAAACAGCAATTCTATTCCCCATGCGTTCGAAAAAGATATTTGGGAGCGTTCACCCAAGTGCTGGAATGACCCTTCACTCCTTTACTGCTTGTATCTGGATCAAGGTGACTGAGGCGTTGGACAAAACTATTGTCTTCTCCTACGGAACCAAGTTAAATCCATATGAAATCCAGCTTTATCTCAGCCAGGAGTCTGCAGTGCTTGTTGTTGGTGGTGACCAGCACAAGTTAGCTGTCAAAAATGTAGTTGTTCCTGGGAAGTGGATCCATCTCTGTGGTGCCTGGAGCTCAGAGAATGGATCTGCATCCCTGTGGGTGAAGGGAGAGCTCGCAGCCACCGCCTCAGACATTGCTAATGACCACACCATTCCAGATGGAGGGATTTGGCAGCTTGGTCAAGAAAAGAATGGCTGCTGCGTTGGAGGTGGATTTGACGAAGCTTTAGCCTTCTCTGGAAAATTAACTGGCTTTAACATGTGGGACAGAGTGCTCAGTGCCAAAGAGATAGCAGTGCAGAGCGGAGAAGAAGCATGCAGTATCAGGGGCAACATCATCGGGTGGGGAGTCACAGAAGTTTTGCCATACGGAGGAGCCCAGTACGTTTCTTAA